From Streptomyces griseorubiginosus, one genomic window encodes:
- a CDS encoding Tat pathway signal sequence domain protein, whose protein sequence is MRMRTLVSLTAAAAAFALPVAVAASAPAAADDVAVLTTGSVGGPGVAEGTTITASLAGGTTATLFSSATGTSGITCAASTFTATVGSNPTAPGTAVESLTGQTFSSCTSNVVGVLGVTSITVNNLPYTTDVSSGGAVSVTPASGSAIQTTVVLRTLLGSVSCVYQAAAGLSGTADNADNSIAFSNQQFTRTSGSSLCPANGFWSAKYSPVTASGDPVYVN, encoded by the coding sequence ATGCGTATGCGTACTCTCGTCTCCCTCACCGCCGCCGCTGCCGCCTTCGCGCTCCCCGTGGCCGTGGCCGCCTCCGCCCCCGCCGCCGCGGACGACGTCGCGGTCCTCACCACCGGCTCGGTCGGCGGACCCGGCGTCGCCGAGGGCACCACCATCACGGCGTCCCTGGCCGGCGGCACCACCGCGACCCTGTTCTCCAGCGCGACCGGCACCAGCGGCATCACCTGTGCCGCCTCCACCTTCACCGCGACGGTGGGCAGCAACCCGACCGCGCCGGGCACCGCCGTCGAGTCCCTGACCGGGCAGACCTTCAGCAGCTGCACCTCGAACGTGGTCGGCGTCCTCGGCGTCACCAGCATCACGGTGAACAACCTGCCCTACACCACCGACGTCTCCTCCGGCGGCGCCGTCTCCGTGACCCCGGCAAGCGGTTCCGCCATCCAGACCACCGTCGTGCTGCGCACCCTGCTCGGCAGCGTCAGCTGTGTCTACCAGGCGGCGGCCGGCCTGTCCGGCACGGCCGACAACGCCGACAACAGCATCGCGTTCAGCAACCAGCAGTTCACCCGCACCTCCGGCTCCTCGCTGTGCCCCGCCAACGGCTTCTGGAGCGCCAAGTACAGCCCGGTGACCGCGAGCGGCGACCCCGTCTACGTCAACTGA
- a CDS encoding peptidase E, whose product MATEPTIVATSGGHRTGGRTMVSFHALVHHAVELSGAHGRRPRVMYAGTAIGDAEHFTARMHEAARVAGFDLTPLQLFPMPNLDDVEGTVLEQDVVWVMGGSVANLLAVWRVHGLDRVMRRAWESGVVLSGVSAGSLCWFEGGTTDSYGPELRPLTDALGFLPYGNGVHYDSDPGRRPLVHRLVADGTLPVTHCTDDGVGLVYRGTELVEAVTEIPGKGAYVVTREGDRAVEERVEPRRLPGG is encoded by the coding sequence ATGGCCACAGAACCGACGATCGTCGCGACCTCCGGAGGACACCGCACCGGGGGCCGCACCATGGTGTCCTTCCACGCGCTGGTGCACCATGCCGTCGAGCTGTCGGGTGCCCACGGGCGCAGGCCGCGCGTGATGTACGCCGGTACGGCCATCGGGGACGCCGAGCACTTCACGGCCCGGATGCACGAGGCGGCCCGGGTGGCCGGCTTCGACCTCACCCCGCTCCAGCTCTTCCCCATGCCCAACCTGGACGACGTCGAGGGCACCGTCCTGGAACAGGACGTGGTGTGGGTGATGGGCGGCTCCGTCGCGAACCTGCTCGCCGTGTGGCGGGTCCACGGCCTGGACCGGGTCATGCGCCGGGCGTGGGAGTCCGGTGTGGTGCTGAGCGGCGTCAGCGCGGGCTCCCTGTGCTGGTTCGAGGGCGGCACCACCGACTCCTACGGCCCCGAACTCCGGCCGCTCACCGACGCGTTGGGCTTCCTGCCGTACGGCAACGGAGTGCACTACGACAGCGACCCGGGCCGCCGTCCCCTGGTCCACCGGCTCGTCGCGGACGGCACCCTGCCCGTGACCCACTGCACGGACGACGGCGTGGGCCTGGTCTACCGCGGCACCGAACTCGTCGAGGCCGTCACCGAGATCCCCGGCAAGGGCGCCTACGTCGTCACCCGGGAGGGGGACAGGGCGGTGGAGGAACGCGTCGAACCGCGCAGGCTGCCCGGCGGGTGA
- a CDS encoding roadblock/LC7 domain-containing protein, which produces MTRPTPATHTQLDQLLTGLVERVADVTQAVVLSEDGLVVSKSTGFLRDDAERLAATASGLMSLSKGVSMDFRGGPVRQALIEMANSFLILTSAGPGAHLVVLTGPNADVGVVAYQMNMLVKKIGEHLSAAPRAGIGPTGG; this is translated from the coding sequence ATGACACGCCCCACCCCCGCCACGCACACCCAGCTGGACCAGCTGCTCACCGGACTCGTGGAGCGGGTCGCCGACGTGACGCAGGCCGTCGTGCTCTCCGAGGACGGGCTGGTCGTCAGCAAGTCCACCGGGTTCCTGCGCGACGACGCCGAGCGGCTGGCGGCGACCGCGTCCGGCCTGATGAGCCTGAGCAAGGGCGTCAGCATGGACTTCCGCGGCGGTCCGGTGCGCCAGGCGCTCATCGAGATGGCCAACAGTTTCCTGATCCTGACCTCGGCGGGGCCCGGCGCCCACCTCGTCGTCCTCACCGGACCGAACGCCGACGTCGGGGTCGTGGCGTACCAGATGAACATGCTGGTGAAGAAGATCGGCGAGCACCTCAGCGCGGCACCGCGGGCCGGCATCGGCCCCACCGGCGGGTGA
- a CDS encoding DUF742 domain-containing protein, which yields MTDSDAAGRLVRPFALTGGRTRPSRADFTLITTVTAVDPPPERAPRPQPEQTRILRRCARPVAVAELAALLDLPVSVVVIMLCDLLEAGLITAHPPRPVSPRTPDLDLLQKVREGLGRL from the coding sequence GTGACCGACAGCGACGCGGCGGGCCGGCTGGTGCGGCCGTTCGCCCTCACCGGCGGACGGACGCGCCCCAGCCGCGCCGACTTCACCCTCATCACGACGGTGACCGCGGTGGACCCGCCACCGGAGCGGGCCCCCCGCCCGCAGCCCGAGCAGACCCGCATCCTGCGCCGGTGCGCCCGCCCGGTCGCCGTGGCGGAGCTGGCCGCGCTGCTCGACCTGCCGGTCAGCGTGGTCGTGATCATGCTCTGCGATCTGCTGGAGGCGGGCCTGATCACCGCGCATCCCCCGCGCCCCGTCTCGCCCCGCACCCCGGACCTGGACCTGTTGCAGAAAGTGAGGGAAGGCCTTGGCCGGCTCTGA
- a CDS encoding DUF6230 family protein: protein MASSVGNTSETSESGSAPQAPDGSARRGRVRGRRAAIMAVPAVAITAGLAIMTAEGALGVQFAISGMPFTVTAENLNGTGFEQFGGLDNMADNSPNAGDTGGQVLVMTSAIKSATLTKLCQSVDLGGTNLVIKAGWGAKKVEATDLTTDSTELSGDAAFRNIEIGNDASTLTKAGVQGPLGVFSQQSDTVSIDNLRQTNYATTAGVFKLPNLKMSFSGTAC from the coding sequence ATGGCCTCATCCGTCGGCAACACCTCTGAGACCTCCGAAAGCGGTTCCGCTCCACAAGCCCCCGACGGCTCCGCGAGACGCGGGCGGGTCCGGGGTCGCCGGGCCGCGATCATGGCGGTGCCGGCCGTCGCGATCACCGCGGGTCTCGCGATCATGACCGCCGAGGGTGCGCTCGGCGTCCAGTTCGCCATCTCCGGCATGCCCTTCACGGTCACCGCGGAGAACCTCAACGGCACCGGCTTCGAGCAGTTCGGCGGCCTCGACAACATGGCGGACAACAGCCCGAACGCCGGCGACACCGGCGGCCAGGTCCTGGTGATGACCTCCGCCATCAAGAGCGCGACCCTCACCAAGCTGTGCCAGAGCGTCGACCTGGGCGGCACCAACCTCGTCATCAAGGCCGGCTGGGGCGCCAAGAAGGTCGAGGCGACGGACCTGACCACGGACTCGACCGAGCTGTCCGGTGACGCCGCGTTCCGGAACATCGAGATCGGCAACGACGCCAGCACCCTCACCAAGGCCGGCGTGCAGGGCCCCCTCGGTGTCTTCAGCCAGCAGTCGGACACCGTGTCCATCGACAACCTGCGCCAGACCAACTACGCCACCACGGCCGGCGTGTTCAAGCTGCCCAACCTCAAGATGAGCTTCAGCGGCACGGCCTGCTGA
- a CDS encoding M81 family metallopeptidase, with amino-acid sequence MHPVIAVAGLGIESSTFSPARTEAPAFHPLRGEEVLTRYPFLAPGEPLRESADWRGALVGKALPGGTVTAAAYAELTRELLDRLRELGPLDGLWYDIHGAMTVAGLDDAEAELLHRIRQITGPDTVISTSMDLHGNVSRELAHRTDLITCYRMAPHEDATETKERAARNLVTHLKSGAPRPVKAWIPVPVLLAGEQTSTRIEPAKSVYAAVADVEATEGVTDAAIWVGYAWADEPRNRAAVVVTGPSAQAVTTGAERLAEGFWKARHDFGFVAPTGTLEECLDAALASRRRPYFISDTGDNPTAGGAGDVTWGLRQVLARPEFKDPSGPTVVYASLPGPSAVDTAVEAGVGATVTVTAGAEVDDRHAGPLTLTGVVHAIRHGDEHAVTEVVLRVGSVHVVLTRLRKPYHHEHDFTDLELEPRKADVVLVKIGYLEPELFAMAADWKMALTPGGVDQDLARLGHRRIRRPMFPFDPQMPDPDLRARLIPSSDRELTGPDE; translated from the coding sequence ATGCACCCTGTGATCGCCGTCGCAGGCCTCGGCATCGAGTCCTCGACCTTCTCCCCGGCCCGCACCGAAGCCCCCGCCTTCCACCCCCTGCGCGGCGAGGAAGTCCTCACCCGCTACCCCTTCCTCGCCCCCGGCGAGCCCCTGCGCGAGTCCGCCGACTGGCGAGGCGCCCTCGTCGGCAAGGCACTGCCCGGCGGTACGGTGACAGCGGCCGCCTACGCCGAGCTGACCCGTGAACTACTCGACCGTCTCAGGGAACTGGGCCCCCTCGACGGCCTCTGGTACGACATCCACGGCGCGATGACGGTAGCGGGCCTGGACGACGCCGAGGCCGAACTCCTCCACCGCATACGGCAGATCACCGGCCCCGACACGGTCATCTCCACCTCCATGGACCTGCACGGCAACGTCTCCCGCGAACTCGCCCACCGCACCGACCTGATCACCTGCTACCGCATGGCACCCCACGAGGACGCGACGGAGACGAAGGAGCGCGCCGCCCGCAATCTCGTGACCCACCTCAAGAGCGGCGCCCCCCGCCCGGTCAAGGCCTGGATCCCGGTCCCCGTCCTGCTGGCCGGCGAGCAGACCAGCACCCGTATCGAACCGGCGAAGAGCGTGTACGCGGCCGTAGCGGACGTGGAAGCCACCGAGGGCGTGACGGACGCCGCGATCTGGGTCGGCTACGCGTGGGCCGACGAACCCCGCAACCGGGCCGCGGTCGTCGTCACCGGCCCTTCCGCGCAGGCGGTGACGACCGGTGCCGAACGGCTCGCCGAGGGCTTCTGGAAGGCCCGCCACGACTTCGGCTTCGTCGCGCCGACCGGCACCCTGGAGGAGTGCCTGGACGCGGCCCTGGCCTCCCGGCGGCGGCCGTACTTCATCAGCGACACCGGGGACAACCCGACGGCGGGCGGCGCCGGTGACGTCACCTGGGGGCTCCGACAGGTGCTGGCGCGACCGGAGTTCAAGGACCCCTCCGGGCCGACGGTCGTCTACGCCTCACTGCCGGGCCCGTCCGCCGTCGACACAGCGGTGGAGGCCGGTGTCGGTGCCACGGTCACCGTGACCGCGGGCGCCGAGGTCGACGACCGGCACGCGGGCCCCCTCACGCTCACCGGAGTGGTCCACGCGATCCGGCACGGTGACGAGCACGCGGTGACCGAGGTGGTGCTGCGGGTGGGGAGCGTGCACGTGGTCCTGACGCGGCTGAGGAAGCCGTACCACCATGAACACGACTTCACCGACCTGGAGTTGGAGCCCCGGAAGGCGGATGTCGTCCTCGTCAAGATCGGGTATCTGGAGCCGGAGCTGTTCGCGATGGCCGCCGACTGGAAGATGGCCCTCACCCCGGGCGGAGTGGACCAGGACCTGGCGCGGCTCGGACACCGGCGCATCCGTCGGCCGATGTTCCCGTTCGACCCGCAGATGCCCGATCCGGACCTCCGGGCCCGGCTGATCCCGTCCTCCGACAGGGAATTGACCGGACCCGACGAGTGA
- a CDS encoding ABC transporter permease, whose translation MDTVLYLGRRLLQALAVILIVTIVVFCLLHALPGGPARGILGPQATAGQIAAFEHEQGLDRSLPVQYAYYLRELVQGDLGTSYTLNEAVSRLIEQRLPKTLVLTVLSAVVGLVLAVPLGMWQAVRRNKPADYVITTLSFVAYSTPVYFLGLLLILLFTQVLRWFPSQAPQGDTLAQVFADPAGLVLPVVTGAASMVAVFSRYMRGATLENLSEDYVRTARAGGASQYAVLFRHVFRNSLTPVVAMLGYYVPVLFGGALVVEQLFNYPGMGLLFWSAAQSSDYPVLLGCVLVISVATVVGTLLADVVQRVVDPRVKEGRV comes from the coding sequence GTGGACACGGTCCTCTACCTCGGCCGGCGGCTCCTCCAGGCCCTCGCCGTGATCCTGATCGTCACGATCGTGGTCTTCTGCCTGCTGCACGCGCTGCCCGGGGGCCCCGCGCGCGGGATCCTCGGGCCGCAGGCCACGGCCGGGCAGATCGCCGCTTTCGAGCACGAGCAGGGGCTCGACCGGTCGCTGCCCGTGCAGTACGCCTACTACCTGCGCGAGTTGGTTCAGGGTGACCTCGGGACGTCGTACACCCTCAACGAGGCGGTGTCCCGGCTGATCGAGCAACGGCTGCCGAAGACACTGGTGTTGACCGTGCTGTCAGCGGTGGTGGGGCTGGTGCTCGCGGTGCCGCTGGGGATGTGGCAGGCGGTGCGGCGGAACAAGCCGGCGGACTACGTCATCACGACATTGAGCTTCGTCGCGTACTCGACGCCGGTGTACTTCCTCGGGCTGCTGCTGATCCTGCTGTTCACGCAGGTGCTGCGGTGGTTTCCGTCGCAGGCGCCCCAAGGGGACACGCTGGCGCAGGTGTTCGCGGATCCCGCGGGGCTGGTGCTGCCCGTGGTGACCGGAGCCGCGTCCATGGTCGCCGTGTTCAGTCGGTATATGCGGGGCGCGACGCTGGAGAACCTCTCCGAGGACTATGTGCGGACCGCTCGGGCGGGGGGTGCGTCGCAGTACGCGGTGCTGTTCCGGCATGTGTTCCGGAACTCGCTGACGCCGGTGGTGGCGATGCTCGGGTATTACGTGCCGGTGCTGTTCGGGGGTGCGCTGGTGGTGGAGCAGTTGTTCAACTACCCGGGGATGGGGCTGTTGTTCTGGTCCGCGGCGCAGTCTTCGGACTATCCGGTGCTGCTGGGGTGTGTGCTGGTGATCTCGGTGGCGACTGTGGTGGGGACGTTGCTTGCGGATGTGGTGCAGCGGGTTGTTGATCCTCGGGTGAAGGAGGGGAGGGTATGA
- a CDS encoding DUF6114 domain-containing protein, translating into MESQEPVDGGQPIESGQPVGARQPVAQQDAFTRWVYGRPFFGGLWLTLGGAWILLTMKASIKVVMHVGMQGVAGYLLPTLMILVGLLTLFSPGQRLFYSIVGVLCSMGTWLTSNLGGFMVGLLLGVVGSVLIFGWLPDQGPRTSRRDRREQGQRTAQDGPSYDTGQPGTGTDTAGMASATPQAAQ; encoded by the coding sequence ATGGAGAGCCAGGAGCCGGTGGACGGCGGACAGCCGATCGAGAGCGGACAGCCCGTGGGCGCGCGGCAACCCGTCGCCCAGCAGGACGCGTTCACCCGCTGGGTGTACGGACGGCCCTTCTTCGGCGGACTGTGGCTCACGCTGGGCGGGGCCTGGATCCTGCTCACCATGAAGGCCTCGATCAAGGTCGTCATGCACGTCGGGATGCAGGGAGTGGCGGGCTACCTCCTGCCGACCCTGATGATCCTGGTGGGTCTGCTGACCCTCTTCAGTCCGGGGCAGCGCCTGTTCTACTCGATCGTCGGCGTCCTGTGCTCCATGGGCACCTGGCTCACCTCGAACCTGGGCGGCTTCATGGTCGGCCTGCTGCTCGGGGTGGTGGGCAGCGTCCTCATCTTCGGCTGGCTGCCCGACCAGGGCCCGCGGACGAGCCGCCGCGACCGGCGCGAGCAGGGACAGCGGACCGCGCAGGACGGTCCGTCGTACGACACGGGGCAGCCCGGCACCGGGACGGACACGGCCGGGATGGCCTCCGCCACCCCGCAGGCCGCCCAGTGA
- a CDS encoding peptide ABC transporter substrate-binding protein: protein MSAARTRLLAGAAALSAGTLLLTACSGSSGTSSASHDTIDYALPANFTPNWILPIGTAAHLNTNNISIANTLWEPLIAYDGSTGKIGWNKAGSVATDAKFAADNKSVTITLGDRHWSDGKPITSADVKFWFDLIKANKAQWAGYNPGKAPDNWTSFRTVDGRHFTITFDKAYNPQWMLANELNSITPLPRHAWAGGRDPKQAWTYLNDAAKNISGYASNPLWKTISGPYAVKSFSTAGKVVLTANKKYDGGEKANIPTVNLLPFTTADAEKNALRSGGVDYGYIEATDLDQKDSFTAQGYRVEPWSGWAITYMPYNFNNPAMGAVFKQLYARQAVQHSIDQASLAKVVLNGTAVPGYGPIPQGQASDFLSPVQKDNPYPFSNDTAKSLLTSHGWTEQGGVMTCSEPAKCGAGVAKGTKFEMQVLSQSGSAVTDNMMSAIQSSLSKSGIKFSIRTAPVNSVLSQTPQCTSGQSICKWQLSFFGTAGSWYFNAFPTGDSLFQTGGGSNFGSYSNPAVDRLISATTTSSSNQAIQDYSAALAKDLPVIWLPEPDYQISVVRNGLGGFSQDSLANFHPAQWKWTD from the coding sequence ATGTCCGCTGCCCGCACGAGACTCCTCGCCGGTGCCGCCGCCCTCAGCGCGGGCACCCTGCTGCTCACCGCGTGTTCCGGGTCGAGCGGCACGTCGTCGGCCTCGCACGACACCATCGACTACGCGCTGCCGGCGAACTTCACGCCGAACTGGATCCTGCCGATCGGCACCGCGGCGCACCTCAACACCAACAACATCTCCATCGCGAACACACTGTGGGAGCCGCTCATCGCCTACGACGGCTCGACCGGCAAGATCGGCTGGAACAAGGCTGGTTCGGTGGCGACGGACGCGAAGTTCGCCGCCGACAACAAGAGCGTGACGATCACCCTGGGCGACCGGCACTGGAGCGACGGGAAGCCGATCACCTCCGCGGACGTGAAATTCTGGTTCGACCTGATCAAGGCGAACAAAGCCCAGTGGGCGGGCTACAACCCGGGCAAGGCTCCGGACAACTGGACGTCCTTCAGGACGGTCGACGGCCGCCATTTCACGATCACCTTCGACAAGGCCTACAACCCGCAGTGGATGCTGGCCAACGAGCTGAACTCCATCACCCCGCTCCCCCGGCACGCCTGGGCCGGCGGCCGGGACCCCAAGCAGGCGTGGACGTATCTCAACGACGCGGCCAAGAACATCTCCGGATACGCCTCGAACCCGCTGTGGAAGACCATCAGCGGCCCCTACGCCGTGAAGTCCTTCTCCACCGCGGGCAAGGTGGTCCTGACCGCCAACAAGAAGTACGACGGCGGTGAGAAGGCGAACATCCCCACGGTGAACCTGCTTCCGTTCACCACCGCGGACGCCGAGAAGAACGCCCTGCGGTCCGGCGGCGTCGACTACGGCTACATCGAGGCGACCGACCTCGACCAGAAGGACAGCTTCACCGCGCAGGGCTACCGGGTGGAGCCGTGGTCGGGCTGGGCGATCACCTACATGCCGTACAACTTCAACAACCCGGCGATGGGGGCGGTGTTCAAGCAGCTCTACGCCCGTCAGGCGGTCCAGCACTCGATCGACCAGGCGAGTCTCGCGAAGGTCGTCCTCAACGGGACGGCGGTGCCGGGCTACGGGCCGATCCCGCAGGGTCAGGCCTCGGACTTCCTGTCGCCGGTGCAGAAGGACAACCCGTACCCCTTCTCGAACGACACCGCCAAGTCCCTGCTGACCAGCCACGGCTGGACCGAACAGGGTGGCGTGATGACCTGCTCCGAGCCCGCGAAGTGCGGTGCGGGCGTCGCCAAGGGCACGAAGTTCGAGATGCAGGTGCTCTCGCAGTCCGGGTCGGCCGTCACCGACAACATGATGAGCGCGATCCAGTCCTCGCTCTCGAAGAGCGGCATCAAGTTCTCCATCAGGACGGCCCCGGTCAACTCGGTGCTCTCGCAGACCCCGCAGTGCACCTCGGGGCAGTCGATCTGCAAGTGGCAGCTCAGTTTCTTCGGTACGGCGGGCAGTTGGTACTTCAACGCCTTCCCGACCGGTGACTCGCTGTTCCAGACCGGCGGCGGCTCGAACTTCGGCAGCTACTCGAACCCGGCCGTGGACAGGCTCATCTCCGCGACGACGACGTCCAGTTCGAACCAGGCGATCCAGGACTACAGCGCGGCCCTCGCCAAGGACCTGCCGGTGATCTGGCTGCCCGAGCCGGACTACCAGATCTCCGTCGTCAGGAACGGCCTCGGCGGGTTCTCCCAGGACTCGCTGGCCAACTTCCACCCGGCGCAGTGGAAGTGGACGGACTAG
- a CDS encoding substrate-binding domain-containing protein, whose product MNTPPPPRARSRSVSVAALAAVVLLLLAGCSGAGDSRLDSGTDGAQADTARLRIALLTHAGKDDSFWELVRKGAEAAAAKDGVELTYANDSDPAGQAQLVRDAIGDRVDGIAVTLAKPAAMRAPVAAARAAGIPVVGLNSGIDAWKSQGLLEYFGQDESVAGAAVGTKLNGLKAKHALCVIHERGNVALEARCAGVRKTFGGETENLYVEGTDPDAVDAVLTARLRQDPGIDEVVTLGAQFALDAVGSVKAAGSKAQVATFDLNNDLVKAIRAGNVQFAVDQQPYLQGYLAVDSLWLYKTNGNISGGGVAPVLTGPAFVTRTNVAAVAKFAAAGTR is encoded by the coding sequence ATGAACACTCCTCCCCCACCTCGGGCCCGCTCCAGATCCGTGTCCGTCGCCGCCCTGGCCGCCGTCGTCCTCCTGCTGCTCGCCGGCTGCTCCGGCGCCGGCGACTCCCGGCTCGACTCGGGCACGGACGGGGCGCAGGCGGACACCGCCCGCCTGAGAATCGCCCTGCTCACCCACGCGGGCAAGGACGACTCCTTCTGGGAGCTGGTCCGCAAGGGGGCCGAGGCCGCCGCCGCGAAGGACGGTGTCGAGCTGACGTACGCGAACGACTCCGATCCGGCGGGCCAGGCCCAGCTGGTGCGGGACGCGATCGGCGACCGCGTCGACGGCATCGCGGTGACGCTGGCCAAGCCGGCCGCGATGAGGGCGCCGGTGGCCGCGGCCCGCGCGGCGGGCATCCCGGTGGTCGGCCTCAACTCCGGTATCGACGCCTGGAAGTCGCAGGGGCTGCTCGAGTACTTCGGCCAGGACGAGAGCGTCGCCGGCGCGGCCGTGGGCACCAAGCTGAACGGCCTGAAGGCCAAGCACGCGCTGTGCGTCATCCACGAGCGGGGCAATGTCGCCCTGGAGGCGCGCTGCGCCGGTGTGCGCAAGACGTTCGGCGGCGAGACCGAGAACCTGTACGTGGAGGGCACCGACCCCGACGCGGTGGACGCGGTGCTCACGGCGAGGCTGCGGCAGGACCCCGGGATCGACGAAGTCGTCACCCTGGGCGCGCAGTTCGCGCTGGACGCCGTGGGCTCGGTGAAGGCGGCGGGCAGCAAGGCCCAGGTCGCCACCTTCGATCTCAACAACGACCTGGTCAAGGCGATCCGCGCCGGGAACGTACAGTTCGCGGTGGACCAGCAGCCGTACCTCCAGGGCTACCTCGCGGTCGACTCGCTGTGGCTGTACAAGACCAACGGCAACATCAGCGGGGGCGGCGTGGCCCCCGTCCTGACCGGGCCCGCCTTCGTCACCCGGACGAACGTCGCGGCCGTCGCGAAGTTCGCCGCCGCCGGCACCCGTTGA
- a CDS encoding GTP-binding protein, producing MAGSETRARETAETPAAPDTVKILIAGGFGVGKTTMVGSVSEIAPLRTEEPLTVAGLGVDDLAGIEQKRATTVAMDFGRITISDELVLYLFGTPGQQRFWFMWNDLAVGALGAVVLIDVRRPESSFAAVDFFERRRIPFVVAVNGFDGRHPYPAEDIRESLALPAEVPVVLCDARRRESSRDVLIALLDLLIASAVDD from the coding sequence TTGGCCGGCTCTGAGACGCGCGCCCGCGAGACCGCTGAGACTCCCGCCGCGCCCGACACCGTCAAGATCCTGATCGCCGGGGGCTTCGGCGTCGGCAAGACCACCATGGTCGGCTCGGTCAGCGAGATCGCCCCGCTGCGCACGGAGGAACCGCTCACCGTCGCCGGCCTGGGCGTCGACGACCTCGCCGGGATCGAACAGAAGCGGGCCACCACCGTGGCCATGGACTTCGGCCGCATCACCATCAGCGACGAACTGGTGCTCTACCTGTTCGGCACGCCCGGCCAGCAGCGGTTCTGGTTCATGTGGAACGACCTCGCGGTGGGCGCCCTGGGCGCGGTCGTCCTCATCGACGTCCGCCGCCCCGAGTCGAGCTTCGCCGCGGTGGACTTCTTCGAACGCCGGCGCATCCCCTTCGTCGTCGCCGTGAACGGCTTCGACGGCCGGCACCCCTACCCGGCCGAGGACATCAGGGAGTCCCTCGCGCTGCCTGCGGAGGTGCCGGTGGTGCTGTGCGACGCCCGCCGCCGCGAGTCGTCCCGGGACGTGCTGATCGCCCTCCTGGACCTGCTGATCGCCTCCGCGGTGGACGACTGA
- a CDS encoding ROK family transcriptional regulator, with translation MLEKSAPPHRRNGAGFSSLAEGILELLASGQASTRTELAALLGAAPSTVSFAVGQLLTHGLVAEEGTRSSTGGRPRKVLRLGGSDGYAVAADIGGKHAHVGVVHPGGGLTDVSTVPFATAEGPEAALPGLADTLQALIDLHGPDRLRGVGLCLPGPVDVEPGLVTLPARMPGWNRFPVRDWFEERFTVPVAVENDANCMAVGEHSVRPAEQRQSIMVKAGSGIGAGIIADGRLYRGATGGAGEITHVRVEAAHDTPCSCGNTGCLETVASGAALVRLLCERGLRVTATEDVVRLAVDADPEATRAVRQAGRYLGQVLSANVNFFNPDAVYLGGILSTLEPFVAAVRSQLYEGCHPLVTQHLVIERTSLGADAGLAGAGQFALQRALAQAMQTVTGAL, from the coding sequence ATGCTTGAAAAAAGTGCCCCGCCCCATCGGAGAAACGGCGCGGGCTTCTCCTCGCTCGCCGAGGGGATCCTCGAACTCCTCGCCTCCGGACAGGCCTCGACCCGCACGGAACTCGCCGCGCTGCTCGGCGCCGCGCCCTCCACGGTGTCCTTCGCGGTCGGCCAGTTGCTGACCCACGGGCTGGTCGCCGAGGAGGGCACCCGGTCCTCCACCGGGGGACGGCCCCGCAAGGTGCTGCGGCTCGGCGGCAGCGACGGGTACGCGGTCGCCGCCGACATCGGCGGGAAGCACGCCCACGTGGGAGTCGTCCACCCCGGGGGCGGCCTCACGGACGTGTCGACCGTGCCGTTCGCCACCGCGGAGGGCCCCGAGGCCGCGCTGCCCGGGCTCGCGGACACCCTCCAGGCGCTCATCGACCTGCACGGCCCGGACCGGCTCCGGGGCGTGGGCCTGTGTCTCCCCGGCCCGGTCGACGTCGAACCGGGTCTGGTGACCCTGCCCGCCCGCATGCCCGGCTGGAACCGCTTCCCCGTGCGCGACTGGTTCGAGGAACGCTTCACCGTCCCGGTGGCCGTCGAGAACGACGCCAACTGCATGGCCGTCGGCGAGCACAGCGTCCGGCCCGCCGAGCAGCGCCAGTCCATCATGGTCAAGGCGGGCTCCGGCATCGGCGCCGGCATCATCGCCGACGGCCGTCTGTACCGGGGCGCGACCGGAGGGGCGGGCGAGATCACCCACGTCCGGGTGGAGGCGGCCCACGACACACCCTGCTCGTGCGGCAACACCGGTTGCCTGGAGACGGTGGCGTCCGGGGCCGCACTCGTACGGCTCCTGTGCGAACGGGGCCTGAGGGTGACGGCGACGGAGGACGTCGTACGCCTCGCCGTGGACGCCGACCCGGAAGCCACCCGCGCGGTCCGCCAGGCCGGCCGCTACCTGGGCCAAGTCCTGTCGGCCAACGTGAACTTCTTCAACCCGGACGCGGTGTACCTGGGCGGCATCCTCTCCACGCTGGAGCCGTTCGTGGCGGCGGTGAGAAGCCAACTCTACGAAGGCTGCCACCCGTTGGTGACACAGCACCTGGTGATCGAGCGCACGTCGTTGGGCGCGGACGCGGGGTTGGCGGGAGCGGGCCAGTTCGCGTTGCAGCGGGCGCTGGCGCAGGCGATGCAGACGGTCACCGGAGCTCTCTAG